Proteins encoded by one window of Cellvibrio sp. KY-GH-1:
- a CDS encoding TonB-dependent receptor, whose protein sequence is MSFPKHLFKNNLLSVGVALATLYPAGIVLAQDAVQENSPNNVEEVVVLGIRNSVMQSIDTKRNASSVVDAITATDIGKLPDATIADSLQRVPGIQITRTGGEGTGVNIRGNSNVTTTLNGEQMLAAGSITTVSPNFADIPSTMVSGIEVFKSAEAKNVVSGLAGTINLKTNRPFLLEDGFTAVGKVEAIQGALGEETDGSYSGFFGYNNDDKFGASLNLSYGTSYLADYWNGSQGGNAGRWSGWRNLASEETGYVANNVDVNGDGDSNDVYYTFEGHQAANRFIDRERTGINGSMQYQINDAFQLTGDVFYTKLDEHIYMQAFVAEQSWQSIIGWANPDEGATEAYDNIIHRNGEAITLPGNLYTMSSALWQTRLAKTQNQTTATDKESTNTNLELSFDNGGPLTGKLRWLHGEAVDDSANSTVDSTLTDGSQINDKYRPANGDESWANPWGYGSFNALLPNGTEVDGTAIQVPIHIAYSGGKQHWTLPSSNLPITNADGTTSTVNETFGSNLDRYSAKSSNLTGTYSNADMDVLRLDTSYAFDSPLLNTFTSIDVGARYSERNVEKNGWIGGVLRTNEYGDAFVARWKDTVSPAPVTGESYIDPISFTELNELGMIKGISDFYGTTGLGTVYFIDPKAMDNPIAWHEKMYGPHMLVADAANVYDLQDQTTSFYLQGNLETEVFGKALRGNLGLRYIDTEYTITQSVAGSAASTVINGESYLLGPGMVASVGESITTINSYDELLPAVNLSMDLTDEQVLRFAFTKTIGTHDTDSLGGGLNVNRTNSCNITRPNGGPVACANSGSQIGNPALLPNLQYNAELSYEWYLNDSSMVSLGMFWVQGLTQIENTRIYRSDIADDDGQVRGYNPETGQFTGVVPIDSIISSDEKGDATHGVEFGYKQSLDFLPGFWSGFGVDANFTYSPSEGSDQDYYGETMPGINNSEYQSNFALWYEQDGIQARIAHNYRSKMYLGRTLQGDYQFAYFQKPTNYVDASISYEFIENMTVALQVTNLTQEHQEYYNQWESNVDASFYNERRTSLSLQVKY, encoded by the coding sequence ATGTCTTTCCCAAAACATTTATTTAAAAACAATCTTCTGTCCGTAGGGGTTGCACTCGCAACCCTGTACCCCGCTGGTATTGTACTCGCGCAGGACGCAGTACAAGAAAATTCACCAAACAACGTTGAAGAAGTGGTTGTACTCGGAATACGCAACTCCGTCATGCAATCTATCGATACCAAGCGCAATGCCAGCTCGGTGGTTGATGCGATTACCGCAACCGATATCGGTAAATTACCCGATGCGACTATCGCTGACTCATTGCAACGCGTACCTGGCATTCAAATTACGCGTACTGGCGGCGAAGGTACTGGCGTAAACATTCGCGGTAACTCCAATGTCACCACTACGCTCAATGGCGAGCAAATGTTGGCGGCAGGCTCTATCACCACCGTATCGCCCAACTTTGCCGATATTCCCTCGACGATGGTGTCAGGCATTGAAGTATTTAAATCGGCAGAAGCCAAAAATGTAGTGAGTGGCTTAGCAGGTACCATTAACCTGAAAACCAATCGCCCGTTTTTATTGGAAGACGGTTTTACTGCTGTGGGTAAAGTAGAAGCTATTCAAGGGGCTTTAGGTGAGGAAACCGATGGCTCCTACTCCGGTTTTTTTGGTTACAACAACGACGATAAATTTGGTGCGTCGTTGAACCTTTCTTACGGCACTTCTTACCTCGCCGATTATTGGAATGGTTCACAAGGCGGTAACGCTGGCCGCTGGTCAGGCTGGCGCAACCTTGCCAGTGAAGAAACCGGTTATGTCGCCAACAATGTTGACGTGAATGGCGATGGCGACAGCAACGATGTGTACTACACCTTTGAAGGTCATCAAGCTGCCAACCGTTTTATTGATCGCGAAAGAACCGGCATCAACGGTTCTATGCAATATCAAATTAACGATGCCTTCCAGCTGACAGGCGATGTTTTTTACACCAAGTTGGATGAGCATATTTACATGCAGGCGTTTGTGGCTGAGCAATCCTGGCAAAGCATTATCGGCTGGGCTAATCCGGATGAAGGCGCAACCGAGGCTTACGATAATATTATTCATCGCAACGGCGAAGCCATTACCCTGCCCGGCAATCTTTACACTATGTCGTCGGCATTGTGGCAAACGCGCTTGGCCAAAACCCAAAACCAAACCACGGCAACCGACAAAGAATCGACTAACACCAATCTGGAATTATCATTCGATAACGGCGGCCCATTAACTGGTAAATTGCGTTGGTTGCACGGTGAAGCGGTGGATGATTCGGCAAACAGCACTGTGGATTCCACGCTGACCGACGGCTCGCAAATCAATGACAAATATCGCCCCGCGAATGGTGATGAATCTTGGGCTAACCCTTGGGGCTATGGCAGCTTTAATGCCCTGCTGCCCAACGGCACTGAGGTAGATGGAACAGCGATTCAAGTCCCAATCCATATCGCCTACTCCGGTGGCAAACAACATTGGACTCTGCCCAGCAGCAATTTGCCCATCACCAATGCGGATGGCACAACTAGCACCGTCAATGAAACCTTTGGCAGCAATTTGGATCGCTACAGCGCCAAATCATCCAACCTGACCGGCACCTATTCCAATGCCGATATGGATGTACTCCGTTTGGATACCAGTTACGCCTTTGACTCGCCGTTACTGAACACCTTCACATCGATTGATGTAGGTGCACGCTACAGCGAACGCAACGTTGAAAAAAATGGTTGGATCGGCGGCGTATTAAGAACCAACGAATACGGCGATGCCTTTGTAGCGCGCTGGAAAGACACAGTATCGCCCGCACCAGTTACAGGTGAATCCTATATTGACCCGATTTCATTCACTGAATTAAACGAACTGGGAATGATTAAAGGCATTAGCGATTTTTATGGCACCACCGGTTTGGGCACTGTGTATTTCATCGATCCAAAAGCAATGGATAATCCTATTGCATGGCATGAAAAAATGTACGGCCCGCATATGCTGGTTGCCGATGCGGCCAACGTGTATGACCTGCAAGATCAAACCACATCCTTCTACCTTCAAGGCAATTTGGAAACTGAAGTTTTTGGTAAAGCGCTGCGCGGTAATCTGGGTTTGCGTTACATCGATACTGAATACACCATCACTCAAAGTGTTGCCGGCTCTGCGGCATCCACTGTGATCAACGGTGAATCCTATTTGCTTGGCCCAGGTATGGTGGCATCGGTAGGTGAATCGATTACCACGATCAACAGTTACGACGAGCTGCTGCCTGCGGTTAACTTGTCCATGGACTTAACTGATGAGCAGGTATTGCGCTTTGCCTTCACCAAAACCATCGGCACCCATGACACAGATTCACTGGGTGGAGGGCTCAATGTTAACCGCACCAACTCGTGCAATATCACTCGTCCGAATGGTGGTCCGGTTGCCTGTGCTAACTCGGGGTCGCAAATTGGTAACCCTGCATTGCTGCCTAATTTGCAATACAACGCCGAGCTGAGTTATGAGTGGTATCTGAATGACAGTAGCATGGTGAGCTTGGGCATGTTTTGGGTTCAAGGTTTAACGCAAATAGAAAATACACGTATTTATCGTTCGGACATTGCGGACGATGATGGTCAAGTGCGCGGTTACAACCCTGAAACCGGTCAATTCACTGGTGTAGTACCCATCGACTCTATTATCAGCTCTGATGAAAAAGGCGATGCTACACACGGTGTGGAATTTGGCTACAAACAATCGCTGGATTTCTTGCCCGGCTTCTGGAGCGGTTTTGGTGTGGATGCCAACTTCACTTACTCACCAAGTGAAGGTTCAGACCAAGATTACTACGGCGAAACCATGCCGGGCATTAACAACTCTGAATATCAATCAAACTTCGCACTTTGGTACGAACAAGATGGCATTCAAGCGCGCATTGCTCATAACTATCGCAGCAAAATGTATCTCGGTCGCACATTGCAGGGCGATTATCAATTCGCCTATTTTCAAAAACCGACCAACTATGTGGATGCATCTATCAGTTATGAATTCATTGAAAACATGACGGTAGCGCTGCAAGTCACCAACCTGACGCAAGAGCATCAAGAGTACTACAACCAATGGGAATCCAACGTTGATGCATCGTTCTACAACGAACGCCGCACCAGCTTGAGTTTGCAAGTGAAGTACTAA